A stretch of the Vitis vinifera cultivar Pinot Noir 40024 chromosome 16, ASM3070453v1 genome encodes the following:
- the LOC100248117 gene encoding F-box/LRR-repeat protein At3g48880: MSLVDFCETGEMEDGQSVVRKWEDMDIDILVKIFQSFDIFELTSGIAHVCRVWRMAACDPFLWKTLDLTKLESHFIKIPLEPYVYVSDQSDKSLTRLLKISLNLSQGNIRSLIFHFNLYLNDDQLTYIAERCPRLRRLVLPAWNRIKKSGICKAIRMWKDLESLTMPSIENPPYLMEEISKNCNNFRELKIMGPCHVFFANTLVAFLPRLKILSLRCSVLLKEALLSILEGLKHLEVLNISHCLLIDSQRMNAQPLPPMKRVMKELDESILKAASRLREFLTCMNDSCTMCERTINDEGLMRWYKYEEGLWKTDEATSLAL; this comes from the exons ATGAGTCTTGTTGATTTTTGTGAAACTGGTGAAATGGAAGATGGTCAATCTGTTGTGAGGAAATGGGAGGACATGGACATCGATATTTTGGTGAAGATATTCCAATCGTTTGATATCTTTGAGTTGACATCGGGCATTGCTCATGTTTGTAGAGTTTGGCGCATGGCAGCTTGTGATCCTTTTCTTTGGAAAACGCTTGATTTAACGAAGTTGGAGTCCCACTTCATCAAAATCCCCTTAGAGCCATATGTTTATGTGTCTGATCAATCAGATAAGTCTTTGACGCGACTGTTAAAGATTTCATTAAATCTTAGCCAAGGGAACATTCGCTCgttgatttttcatttcaatcTATACCTGAATGATGATCAGTTAACTTATATTGCTGAAAG GTGCCCTCGACTCAGACGGCTTGTTCTGCCAGCTTGGAATCGAATAAAGAAGAGTGGGATATGCAAGGCTATTCGCATGTGGAAAGATCTCGAATCCCTGACAATGCCTAGCATAGAAAATCCCCCATACCTGATGGAGGAAATTTCTAAGAACTGCAATAACTTTAGAGAACTCAAAATCATGGGCCCTTGTCATGTTTTCTTTGCTAATACACTGGTAGCATTTCTTCCAAGATTAAAGATTCTAAGTCTTAGGTGCTCAGTGCTATTAAAGGAAGCTTTACTCAGTATCTTGGAAGGGTTGAAACACCTGGAAGTGCTTAACATATCACACTGCCTTCTCATAGACTCCCAGCGCATGAATGCCCAGCCACTTCCTCCAATGAAAAGAGTTATGAAGGAGCTTGATGAAAGCATTCTCAAGGCAGCTTCTAGATTACGTGAATTCTTAACATGCATGAACGACTCGTGCACTATGTGTGAACGGACGATCAATGATGAAGGGCTCATGAGGTGGTACAAGTATGAGGAAGGGCTATGGAAAACAGATGAGGCGACCTCTCTAGCTCTCTGA
- the LOC100253241 gene encoding membrane steroid-binding protein 2, which yields MALQLWETLKEAITAYTGLSPTAFFTILALALAVYHVVSGFFVSPVHPVRERELFKEMEPLPPPVQLGEITEEELKTYDGSDSKKPLLMAIKGQIYDVSQGRIFYGPGGPYALFAGKDASRALAKMSFEEQDLTGDLSDLGPFELEALQDWEYKFMSKYTKVGTIKKTFPVTDGSSTVEPSETTDRDIAKPAEDGPSESLPAKPVEATTGGDAQE from the exons ATGGCTCTGCAACTCTGGGAGACACTGAAGGAGGCAATCACAGCCTATACAGGGCTGTCTCCGACGGCTTTCTTCACAATTCTGGCTTTGGCTTTGGCCGTGTACCATGTTGTATCGGGGTTTTTTGTCTCGCCTGTTCATCCTGTGAGGGAGAGAGAGTTGTTCAAAGAGATGGAGCCTCTGCCCCCTCCTGTTCAGCTTGGTGAGATCACTGAAGAGGAGTTGAAGACCTATGATGGGTCCGATTCCAAGAAACCTTTGCTTATGGCTATCAAGGGTCAGATCTATGATGTTTCACAGGGCAG GATATTCTATGGACCTGGTGGTCCATATGCTCTGTTTGCTGGGAAGGATGCTAGCAGAGCTCTCGCTAAAATGTCTTTTGAAGAACAAGATCTAACAGGAGATCTCTCTGATCTTGGTCCATTCGAACTCGAGGCCTTGCAGGACTGGGAATACAAGTTTATGAGCAAGTATACCAAGGTTGGAACTATTAAGAAGACATTCCCTGTAACCGATGGGTCCTCCACCGTTGAACCCTCTGAAACCACTGATCGTGACATTGCCAAGCCTGCAGAAGATGGTCCGTCAGAGAGCTTGCCCGCCAAACCTGTGGAAGCCACCACTGGCGGGGATGCACAGGAGTGA